From Drosophila yakuba strain Tai18E2 chromosome 2L, Prin_Dyak_Tai18E2_2.1, whole genome shotgun sequence, one genomic window encodes:
- the LOC6527664 gene encoding piezo-type mechanosensitive ion channel component isoform X10, protein MVFSYACMVLQRIVVPAVLVLAALMRPVGISFVYLLMFFVSPFVPLATRRNFKGSVTAFFIILLALSTLLLLGHITLQILAVSLTLPIYNCSFSEQLLRHIGFVSFIDLQPFAIIEWLVPEVLVFATSLGSYLTVKRVASQPVGVEQLENGEVGDGQAENEQTSSQPAATDANGGDVQQATVTTPLQQQQQQLRKRVSMISQHIHFEGLVKISPLFCLATLFFAAVLRPSVPGGFYFLIFLLAGTYWATCQTLQRGFALLLRCVMVVLVLHSLSIVSYQTPWMQDNLNHTTLTARLIGLEPLIESYCSTDIRVFLYNNELSLDSYLNPFALFFAYFALALTTKHLIKPRLEPKPATAFGQQLDCNSSSINNTTTGNKVNRQLSLLTSQTSRGRRDGSNPGGGGATITTTTTTNTNTTTTSSAIRNQRLSVSLRRDQRATLNEPTETTPLVRQSTRKARTPQPLESGSSVAPSVTQRGNDIQLDSLEQRSEQENTTTSILDQISYGFVSVGGFIYQNSYIFTNILMMAWSIVYHSWLTFVLLLWANVLWMIPNQRKAMMRSSPFIVLYAEALLIAQYIYGMDLNNEELPTSVPYLQTAGINLQQIGFERPIENQMRPCVPLIVKTAFVLMFWVTSRQFFKEKRDRRRDSTLADIIAPLQITVGSAGSSYLINDGKKTSKFLKKAGDVIKNLLVRLWIWLLVLVIFLCAITGENMTGFRICYMALFLFFLLVFQSSSKAWVKIMYGFWLFLIFYAMSILILIYTYQFDKFDKYWSDYLNVSATLQKDIGLKRYQTKDLFLHLVSPTIIVILTVIQVHYFHKRFIASLQQQPLAGGSAQQKPTETTALEPAPSKRRGSAGSLRRSQGPSAEAAPGATTDFETSVRDLVRISFRKIKNKSEYIFKNFKDVFWRFLELHIMKAVYIAAFVCSVSEVCVLHIIFVGFCVLGATSRKAVQVVISRLISFIVTIIVLSKMIYQIEYLSHSQHNVVCSDNRTANNAEWIGLTKADKVTGGLMSLLRTYIIYMVIVTMHAVITLRQLQMRVKIGALNAPPTKLLFPNIIRADAEKDLVGLVKYLLNFGFYKFGIEISLIALVSTITYRQDIVAVVYALWLVVLLLLRRSQCAKIWGVFQAFFAISILTQYIVLVGLPPSSCLVYPWDEGPFGEGIQRWTMLPGTLHFNHVPKLIFDFIVLVILNRQKSIFCIEQRYASNDDYPGGSNRSVIADIAQLGRVPFDNPTHDFCSYIRNYSDILKNGVLCGFYWFTLAVVFLAGTNIADLLALGYLIGAFIFLWQGSDFYLRPIHTIIFRWKWLLAFNVANILIKTSFQMAGCLFMTQLTKDCCWLVHMLGITCTSNVLTEQIMLPEEAELTLKPGECPKITHQVVLLWDTICFAFIIFQLRIFKSHYFCHIITDTKANNILASRGADIIESLRHKQIAHRHDHEKQVLHKIKRKMERIRATQQKMLRPLDKQTHFDEHGYPLPAPTVRRRKEIKLHPHATRAGDYYMFEEMDDKFELDLIHDEIDFLEEENITESEMKMQRRKTLYDLLPASGLTRYIYLNPQKSKDAPTGEFPSTSKGISKERDAATASSSASPAPTRDVGDLPVIPPPLTGLGREQTSKETSDSKSKMEVDSGEVTAKDSDEDFDTNPIIRLLEGFLVTLTIRLNRFSRNYRFVNRILAGEKKTLKESSSLNRLGLSSAAAMFHFLKSNLERKQSINSSPPAKGTMLSRKSDCGLPEIRIKAPSVERGAHYYHNHHSGGGSGSLSKHWSYEQVDSAGEFNLEEENFAQRDHHIIVEVLISSWYALLANTDLICYIVVFINQVVNASLISLPLPIMVFLWGTLSLPRPTKTFWVTLIAYTQAIVLIKCIFQFKLIWSNYHQLPNQPLTPAKIFGVENKAHYAIYDLILLLVLFLHRYLLKSQGLWKSGYKDTDNQFTKPTASIDERDDSDNLSQPDSRQLNDDAAQKLSLQVSQASLPGSPEFSKTGINQLERTKYTSSLYKFFFSLVHKSRLATDVYALMFLCDFVNFFVLLFGFTAFGTQQTESDEGVQTYLAENKVPIPFLIMLLVQFLLIVIDRALYLRKALVNKIIFHFFSVIGIHIWMFFVVPAVTERTFNSLAPPIIFYVIKCFYMLLSSYQIKSGYPKRILGNFFTKGFSMVNMIAFKVYMQIPFLYELRTILDWVCIDSTMTIFDWLKMEDIFSNIYLIRCTRQSETDFPAMRAQKKASLSKLIMGGTVVLLIVICIWGPLCLFALGNAVGTSNVPFHVSLSIRIGPYDPIYTTNNYDSIFEINPEMYSQMTNAYIKEKQALTFIAGYDATDVAAVRLAGNSPSLWNIAPPDRQRLLNDLRNNHTLKARFSYSLTRKAPAKGLKENVGDEHAISLDESFEGRAALIHMLSETHDVEPIHSNGTTNGTTPEVEEVVVIPGMIPKFIKVLNSGDAAVVSVLSQKHYDYRPLVIKMHRDNETNGLWWEIRDYCNDTFYNETLSKFAYSNCTSGIVMYTFNDKKFPSTFSFLTAGGIIGLYTTFVLLASRFMKSFIGGQNRKIMFEDLPYVDRVLQLCLDIYLVREALEFALEEDLFAKLLFLYRSPETLIKWTRPKEEYVDDDGDTDSIPSRMSVRRPEQLQPQQPQ, encoded by the exons CTGCCACAGATGCCAATGGTGGAGATGTGCAACAGGCCACGGTCACCACGccactgcagcaacagcagcagcagctgaggAAGCGAGTGTCCATGATCAGTCAGCACATTCACTTTGAGGGATTGGTCAAGATCT CTCCTCTGTTCTGCCTGGCCACGCTGTTCTTTGCGGCCGTGCTGCGTCCCTCGGTGCCTGGCGGATTTTACTTTCTCATTTTCCTGCTGGCCGGCACCTACTGGGCAACATGCCAGACGCTGCAACG GGGCTTTGCATTGTTGCTGCGCTGCGTGATGGTCGTCCTCGTGCTGCACTCCCTGTCCATTGTATCCTACCAGACGCCATGGATGCAGGACAACCTCAATCATACCACCCTGACAGCCCG TTTGATTGGACTGGAACCGCTTATTGAATCCTACTGCTCGACGGATATACGTGTCTTTCTGTACAATAATGAGCTGTCCCTGGACTCGTATCTCAATCCCTTTGCGTTGTTCTTTGCCTACTTCGCACTGGCCCTGACCACCAAGCATCTCATTAAGCCACGG CTGGAGCCCAAGCCAGCCACCGCATTTGGGCAGCAACTAGATTGcaatagcagcagcatcaacaacaccaccaccgGCAACAAGGTCAACCGCCAGCTATCGCTGCTCACCTCGCAGACATCGCGGGGTCGTCGGGATGGGTCGAATCCTGGCGGAGGTGGAGCaaccatcaccaccaccacgaccaccaacaccaataccaccaccacctcctccgcaaTCCGCAATCAGCGCTTGAGT GTTTCTTTGCGCCGTGATCAGCGTGCAACGTTGAATGAACCGACTGAGACGACGCCT TTGGTGCGGCAAAGCACGCGCAAGGCACGCACACCCCAACCGCTGGAAAGTGGATCCTCTGTGGCGCCCAGTGTCACTCAGCGGGGCAACGACATTCAGCTGGACTCGTTGGAACAGCGATCGGAGCAGGAGAACACCACCACATCCATACTGGATCAGATTTCGTATGGCTTCGTCAGCGTGGGAGGATTCATATATCAGAACAGCTATATATTCACCAACATTCTTATGATG GCCTGGTCCATAGTGTATCACAGTTGGCTGACTTttgtgctgttgctgtgggCCAACGTGCTGTGGATGATTCCTAACCAGAGGAAGGCCATGATGCGGTCTAGTCCCTTTATAGTCCTATATGCTGAGGCCCTTTTGATTGCCCAATACATATACGGCATGGATCTCAACAACGAAGAGCTGCCCACAAGCGTTCCA TATTTGCAGACTGCGGGCATTAACCTGCAACAAATTGGCTTCGAACGACCAATCGAAAACCAAATGCGGCCATGTGTGCCGCTGATCGTAAAGACGGCCTTTGTGCTAATGTTTTGGGTGACATCGCGGCAGTTCTTTAAGGAGAAGCGTGATCGCCGAAGGGACAGCACTCTGGCGGATATCATTGCCCCACTGCAGATCACTGTGGGATCGGCTGGCTCCAGCTACCTCATCAACGATGGCAAGAAGACCTCAAAGTTCCTAAAGAAGGCCGGCGATGTGATCAAGAATCTACTGGTGCGTCTGTGGATCTGGCTACTGGTGCTGGTTATCTTCCTCTGCGCCATCACTGGCGAGAACATGACCGGCTTCCGCATCTGCTACATGGCCCTGTTCCTATTCTTCTTGCTGGTCTTTCAATCGTCGTCCAAGGCATGGGTTAAGATCATGTACGGCTTCTGGCTGTTTCTGATCTTCTATGCCATGTCCATACTTATCTTGATCTACACATATCAATTCGACAAGTTCGACAAGTACTGGAGCGACTATCTCAATGTGTCCGCGACGCT GCAAAAGGACATCGGGCTTAAGCGCTACCAGACCAAGGATCTGTTCCTTCATTTGGTCTCACCGACGATTATTGTGATCCTGACCGTCATCCAAGTGCACTACTTCCACAAGCGCTTCATCGCCTcattgcaacagcagccgtTGGCTGGCGGATCGGCACAGCAGAAACCCACGGAGACAACTGCCTTGGAACCGGCGCCATCAAAGCGACGTGGCAGCGCCGGTTCACTGCGTAGATCTCAGGGTCCATCGGCGGAGGCTGCTCCAGGAGCCACCACCGATTTCGAGACATCTGTGCGAGACTTGGTGCGCATTTCGTTCCGCAAGATCAAGAACAAGTCGGAGTACATTTTCAAGAACTTCAAGGATGTCTTCTGGCGCTTCCTGGAGCTGCACATCATGAAGGCTGTGTATATCGCAGCCTTCGTGTGCAGTGTCAGCGAAGTCTGCGTACTGCACATTATCTTTGTGGGTTTCTGTGTGCTGGGCGCCACCTCGCGCAAGGCCGTCCAGGTGGTGATCAGCCGCCTCATCTCGTTCATTGTCACCATCATAGTTCTGTCCAAGATGATCTACCAGATCGAGTACTTAAGTCACTCGCAGCACAACGTTGTTTGT TCTGACAACCGGACGGCCAACAATGCGGAGTGGATTGGTCTCACTAAGGCCGACAAGGTGACGGGCGGACTGATGAGCCTGTTGCGCACCTACATCATCTACATGGTTATTGTGACCATGCACGCAGTGATCACCTTGCGGCAGCTTCAAATGCGCGTGAAGATTGGAGCACTGAATGCTCCACCCACCAAGCTGCTGTTCCCCAATATTATTCGAGCTGATGCTGAGAAGGATCTGGTGGGACTGGTCAAGTATCTCCTCAACTTTGGCTTCTACAAATTTGGCATTGAGATATCGCTAATCGCCCTGGTCTCCACCATCACATATCGCCAGGATATTGTGGCCGTAGTCTATGCTCTGTGGCTGGTGGTGCTTTTGCTTCTGAGGAGATCTCAGTGCGCCAAAATATGGGGCGTGTTTCAGGCATTCTTTGCCATCTCCATACTGACACAGTACATAGTGCTGGTCGGACTGCCGCCGAGCTCATGTCTGG TTTATCCCTGGGATGAAGGTCCCTTTGGGGAGGGCATACAACGCTGGACGATGCTGCCAGGAACCCTGCACTTCAATCACGTGCCCAAGCTGATCTTCGACTTCATTGTCTTGGTCATTCTGAACCGACAGAAGAGTATCTTCTGCATCGAACAGCGTTATGCCAGTAACGACGACTATCCGGGTGGCAGCAATCGCAGTGTGATCGCCGATATTGCTCAGCTAGGTCGCGTTCCCTTCGACAATCCCACCCACGACTTTTGCTCTTACATACGAAACTACTCGGACATCCTCAAGAATGGAGTGTTGTGTGGCTTCTACTGGTTTACTCTGGCAGTTGTGTTCTTGGCCGGCACCAATATTGCAGATCTACTGGCCCTGGGTTATCTGATCGGAGCGTTTATCTTCCTTTGGCAGGGATCTGATTTCTATCTGCGTCCCATACACACCATCATCTTTCGCTGGAAGTGGCTGCTGGCATTCAATGTGGCCAACATACTCATCAAGACGTCCTTCCAGATGGCCGGCTGTTTGTTCATGACACAACTGACCAAAGACTGCTGCTGGCTGGTGCACATGCTCGGCATTACCTGTACTAGCAATGTGCTTACAGAGCAAATAATGCTGCCCGAGGAGGCAGAGTTGACGCTGAAGCCAGGCGAATGTCCTAAGATCACCCACCAGGTGGTCCTACTGTGGGACACGATTTGCTTTGCCTTCATCATATTCCAGCTGCGCATCTTCAAGTCGCACTACTTCTGTCACATCATAACGGacacaaaagcaaacaacatcCTGGCCTCAAG AGGAGCCGACATCATTGAGAGCCTACGACACAAGCAGATTGCCCATCGCCACGACCATGAAAAGCAGGTGCTACACAAGATCAAGCGAAAGATGGAGCGCATCCGAGCCACGCAGCAAAAGATGCTTCGACCGTTGGACAAACAAACCCACTTTGACG AACATGGTTATCCACTTCCTGCACCAACAGTACGCAGAAGgaaggaaattaaattacatcCACATG CTACCCGTGCTGGTGACTACTACATGTTCGAGGAGATGGACGATAAGTTTGAGCTCGACTTGATACACGACGAGATCGACTTCCTCGAGGAGGAGAACATCACCGAGAGCGAGATGAAGATGCAGCGACGCAAGACGCTCTACGAT CTGTTACCAGCCAGTGGACTAACTCGCTATATTTATTTGAACCCACAGAAGTCGAAGGACGCACCCACTGGCGAGTTTCCCTCCACCAGCAAGGGTATTTCCAAGGAACGCGATGCCGCGACAGCTTCTAGTTCAGCGAGTCCAGCGCCCACCAGGGATGTGGGTGATCTGCCCGTAATTCCGCCACCTTTGACTGGCCTGGGACGCGAGCAAACCTCCAAGGAGACCTCCGATAGCAAGTCTAAAATGGAAGTGGACAGCGGAGAGGTGACGGCCAAGGATTCGGATGAGGACTTTGATACAAATCCAATTATCAGGCTGCTCGAGGGCTTCTTGGTCACGTTGACCATAAGACTGAACCGCTTCTCGCGCAACTACCGCTTTGTAAATCGCATCCTTGCCGGCGAAAAGAAGACCCTGAAG GAGTCCAGCTCGTTGAATCGTCTGGGGCTGTCCAGTGCCGCTGCCATGTTCCACTTCCTCAAGTCCAATCTCGAGAG aaaacaatcaatcaattcaTCGCCGCCAGCAAAGGG CACGATGCTCAGTCGAAAATCGGATTGTGGCCTGCCAGAGATCCGAATTAAAGCGCCATCTGTCGAGCGCGGTGCACACTATTACCATAATCATCACAGCGGCGGTGGCTCAGGATCCTTGAGCAAACACTGGTCCTACGAGCAGGTGGACAG CGCGGGTGAATTCAATCTGGAGGAGGAGAACTTTGCCCAGAGGGATCATCATATCATTGTCGAGGTGCTAATCTCCTCGTGGTATGCCTTATTGGCCAACACGGATCTCATCTGCTACATTGTGGTGTTCATTAATCAG gTGGTCAATGCCAGTCTTAtttcgctgccgctgcccaTCATGGTCTTTTTGTGGGGTACACTGTCTCTGCCACGTCCCACTAAAACCTTCTGGGTCACCTTGATTGCCTACACCCAGGCCATCGTGCTGATCAAGTGCATCTTCCAGTTTAAACTGATCTGGTCCAATTACCACCAACTGCCCAATCAGCCGCTGACACCTGCCAAAATATTCGGCGTGGAGAACAAGGCCCACTATGCGATTTACGACCTGATCCTGTTGCTGGTTCTATTCCTGCATCGCTATCTGCTTAAGTCACAAGGCCTGTGGAAATCGGGCTACAAGGACACGGACAACCAGTTTACCAAACCCACCGCTAGCAT TGATGAACGCGACGATAGCGACAACTTATCACAACCGGATTCCCGCCAGCTAAACGATGATGCTGCTCAGAAGCTGAGTCTTCAAGTGAGTCAGGCTTCCTTGCCAGGATCGCCTGAATTCAGCAAGACTGGCATCAATCAGCTTGA GCGCACCAAGTACACCTCATCACTATACAAATTTTTCTTCAGTTTGGTTCACAAATCCCGTCTAGCCACAGATGTATATGCGCTGATGTTCCTCTGCGATTTTGTGAACTTCTTTGTGCTTCTGTTCGGCTTCACTGCATTTGGA ACTCAGCAAACGGAAAGTGACGAAGGTGTGCAGACATATCTCGCGGAGAACAAAGTGCCCATACCATTCCTGATTATGTTACTGGTTCAGTTCCTGCTCATCGTCATTGATCGAGCCTTGTATCTGCGCAAAGCCCTGGTGAACAAGATCATCTTCCACTTCTTTTCGGTTATCGGAATACACATCTGGATGTTCTTCGTTGTGCCTGCAGTTACGGAACGCACTTTCAACTCCCTCGCACCTCCAATTATATTCTATGTGATAAAGTGCTTTTACATGCTGCTCAGCTCTTATCAAATCAAATCCGGTTACCCCAAGCGCATTCTGGGCAATTTCTTCACCAAGGGATTCTCGATGGTCAATATGATTGCCTTTAAGGTGTACATGCAGATTCCATTCCTGTACGAGCTGCGAACAATATTAGACTGGGTGTGCATTGACAGCACAATGACCATTTTTGACTGGCTGAAGATGGAGGACATTTTCTCGAATATATACCTAATCCGCTGCACCCGGCAGTCAGAGACAGATTTTCCGGCTATGAGAGCTCAGAAGAAGGCCTCACTTTCCAAGCTCATAATGGGTGGCACCGTCGTCCTGCTGATAGTGATTTGCATTTGGGGACCACTATGTTTGTTTGCCCTTGGCAACGCGGTGGGCACCTCGAATGTGCCCTTTCATGTGTCGCTATCAATACGAATCGGACCCTATGATCCCATCTACACAACGAACAACTACGACAGTATCTTTGAGATCAATCCTGAGATGTATTCTCAGATGACTAATGCATACATTAAGGAGAAACAGGCTTTGACGTTTATCGCTGGTTATGATGCAACGGATGTGGCTGCGGTTAGACTAGCTGGCAATTCGCCTTCCCTGTGGAACATAGCACCGCCAGATAGGCAGCGATTACTAAATGATCTAAGAAACA ATCACACACTGAAGGCGCGGTTCTCTTATTCTCTCACCCGGAAGGCTCCTGCCAAGGGGCTAAAGGAAAATGTGGGGGACGAGCATGCCATATCCCTGGATGAGTCCTTTGAGGGACGAGCAGCACTCATTCATATGCTAAGTGAAACCCATGACGTTGAGCCAATTCACAGCAACGGCACAACAAATGGTACCACACCCGAAGTCGAAGAAGTGGTGGTGATACCCGGTATGATACCCAAGTTTATCAAGGTTCTCAATTCGGGCGACGCTGCAGTGGTAAGTGTGTTGAGCCAAAAACACTACGACTACCGACCGCTGGTTATCAAAATGCATCGCGACAACGAGACCAATGGATTGTGGTGGGAGATTCGGGACTACTGCAACGATACCTTCTACAACGAAACTCTGTCGAAGTTTGCATACAGCAACTGCACTTCAGGAATCGTGATGTACACGTTCAACGATAAAAAGTTCCCATCCACGTTCAGTTTTCTCACAGCGGGAGG CATCATTGGCCTGTATACCACATTTGTGTTATTGGCCTCGCGCTTTATGAAGTCCTTTATTGGTGGCCAAAACAGAAAGATAATGTTTGAGGATCTGCCTTACGTTGATAGAGTGCTGCAACTCTGTCTGGACATTTATCTG GTACGGGAGGCATTGGAATTCGCGCTGGAAGAAGACCTGTTTGCCAAATTACTCTTCCTATACCGATCGCCCGAAACGCTAATCAAGTGGACCCGTCCCAAGGAGGAGTACGTGGACGATGACGGTGACACCGACTCGATTCCCAGTCGAATGAGCGTGCGCCGGCCCGAGCAGCTGCAGCCACAGCAACCGCAATAA